The Desulfovibrio fairfieldensis sequence AGCGTGTTGAGAAAGCGGTAGCTGGCGCTTTTCTGAATGCCCATGCGTTTTGCCACGCCGGTCACGGAAACGGTTTTTTCCTCCACCAGATATTCAAGTATTTGCAGGCCTTTTTCAAACGTCTGGACAAAAGCGTTGCTGTTCTGGGCCATACTCTTCTCACAAGCAAAGTTGGACGCGGAAAATCCGCGCCGGGCGGCCGTGCCGCAAACCAGTGTCTTCGGGGCTGAAGCTCAGTTTGATTAAGGTTACTCTATTTTTTTCCCGGCGTCGACTTTTTCTTGATTCAGGGTTTGACAAAGGGGGAAGTAGTATATAATAATGGAAAAAAGTTGATAATATATGAACAAAGGATGCCGCCGTGAACACAATTATTCTTTTTGATCAAAGCGCGCCGGCCGGGCATTCGGAAGGGCCCGCGCCCAATCCTGTGGACGGAGAGCCCCGCGCCAACGTCTGGCGTTGCTTCGCGCGGCCTGACGGCACGCTTGCGGCCGGCATCTGGGACTGCTCAAAGGGCAGTTTCGCCATTCCTTCCCATGCCACGGACGAGATGTGCAGCATTCTGGAGGGCGAGGCGGTCATTGAACATGCCGACGGCACGCGGGTCACGGTGCGCCCCGGCGACAGCTTTCTCATCCCCTACGGCACGCGCACAATCTGGCATGTGGCGAACTATGTCAAAAAAGCCTTTGTCTGTGCCGTGCCCGCGCGGTCCTGAAGAGGATCAATTCCGAGGACGGGCGTGGGCGCGGCGAAAAAATTTCAGCATGCAGCAACGTGGAGGCGGATATGAAAGAAACTCCTGTAGCCGTGGTGACCGGAGGGAGCCGGGGAATAGGCAAGGCCGTGGCCCGCGAGCTCGCGGGCTGGGGATACCGGCTGGTGCTTGTGGCGCACAGCCGGGAAAACCTGGAAGCGGCCCGCGCGGAGCTGGCCGCGCAACGCTCCCTGGCCGGGGCGGACCTGCCGGACATTGAGGCCGTGGACCTGGCCGACGCCGAAGCCGTGCGTCTCGCCGCCGCGGCCATTGCCGCCCGGCACGGCCGTGTGGATCTGCTCTTCAACGGGGCGGGCATCAGCATCCCCGGCAGCTTTGACCTGGACGAGGCCGTTTTCAGCCGACTTCTGGCGGTCAATCTGCGCGCGCCCTTTCTGTTCATGCGCGAGATCATCCCGGTGATGCTCAAGCAGGGACAAGGGCGGATCATCAATGTGGCCTCGCGCAACGGCAAGGTGGCCGTGGCCGGGCTGGGGGGCTATTCGGCCTCCAAGTTCGGGCTCATGGGCCTGGGAGAGTCCGCCTACCGGGAGCTTTCGGCCGGGGGCATAAGCGTGACCACCATCTGCCCCGGCTGGGTCAATACGGATATGGCCGCGGGCGAGGGCGCCTCCCTGGCGCCGGAAAAGATGATCCAGCCCGAGGACATCGCCTGCACCGTGCGCTGGCTGCTTTCCCTGGGGACTTCCGTGCGGGTCATGGACGTGCTTCTGGAGTGCGCCGGGGACGTGGAGCGCCGGGCCAGCGTGGAACTGGCCAAGCTGTATGCCCTGCGGGACCGGCACCGGGAAGAGTTCGACAACCTTGTTCTGTAGGCGCGGCCATGAAAGCCCTGATTGAAAATATCCAGCACTACAGCCTGCATGACGGGCCGGGCATCCGGACCACGGTTTTTTTCAAGGGCTGCCCTCTGCGTTGCCGCTGGTGCTCCAACCCCACCACCCAGAATCCTGGGCGGGAGCTGCTGCAAAAGAGAAACGATTGCCTGGGCTGCGGCCGCTGCGCGGATCTCTGCCCGCGCGGGGCCATACGCGCGGAGTCCGGCCCGCCGCGTCTCGACCGGGCCCTGTGCGACGCCTGCGGCCGATGCGCCGGAACCTGTCCCGGCAAAGCCCTGCTTATGGCCGGGCGCGAATACAGCCTGGACGAGGTCCTTGTGCGCATCAAGAAGGATATGCTTTTTTACCGCAATTCCGGCGGCGGGGTCACCCTTTCCGGCGGGGAGGTCCTGTCGCAGCACGCGTTTGCCGTGGAACTGTGCGGCCGCTGCGCCGCTCTGGGCATCCATACGGCCATCGAGACCTCGGGTTTCGCTCCCTATGAGCATTTCAGGGCCCTGGCCCTGGCCGCGGACGTGATTTTTTACGACATCAAGCATCTGGACCCCGTGCGGCACAGGCGGCTCACCGGGCAGGACAACCGCCTGATCCTGGAGAATCTGGCGCATTTTCTGGCCGAGACGGGCAAGCCGGTGCATGTCCGCCTGCCCCTGGTGCCGGGCCTGAACGACGATGCCGCGCATCTCGAAGCCTACGGCGCGTATCTGGGCGGCCTGCCCGGCGGCCCGGAAACAGTGGATCTGGAGGTTTTGCCCTACCACCGCCTGGGCAAGGACAAATATGCCATGCTCGGCCGGGAGTACGGCCTCGGGGATACGCCGCCCATGCCCCGTGACGAGGCGGAGGCGGCCGTGCGGCGGCTGCGCGGCCGCGCCGGGGGATTGAAGATTTTTTGCGCCGCCTGATATTCGGGGGCGGCGCGCCCTGCATTTTTACTTCCGTTAAGGAGATCGACCATGTCACTCACCAAGGAAGCACGCTTGGAACGGATCGGGCGGCTCAAGAGCCAGTTTTTCTCCCACAGGCCCGGCGTCTGCATTGAAGGGGCCCTGTCCAAGACGCGGATTTTCAAGGCCACGGAAAGCGAACCCATGATCATCCGCAGAGCCGTGGCCTTCAAGGAGCACTGTGCCACAAAAACCATCACCATCCAGCCTGACGAACTCATTGTGGGCAATGCCGGGGCCGTGGCGCGGAGCATCCACGTCAATCCGGAGCTGTCCAACAATTGGTTTTACGATGAACTGGACACCATGAGCACTCGTCCTCAGGATCCTTACCAGATCAGCGAGGAGCAGAAAAAATGCTACCGGGAGGAGGTGTACCCCTACTGGCGGGGCAAGACCCTGCGGGATTTCTGGAATGCCAGGGCCCCGGAGGACGTGCGCGAAATGGTGGCCGTGGGCGGCGTGTGCGATAATGACGTCAAGATCGAATGCGTGCCGGGGGACATGGTGCCCGCCCTGCCGCAGCTGATCCTGCCCCTGGGTTTTGACGGCATCAGACGCCGGGCCGAGGAAAAGCTGGCCGAACTGGACTTCAATACGATCGAAAATTTCTCCCGGCGGGATTTCTGGCGTTCGGTGATTATCTGCTGCGAAGGCTTTTCCATTCTTTGCGAGCGCCACGCCCGGGAAGCCCAAGCGCAGATGTCCGGAGCCGGGCCAAAACGCCGTGCGGATCTTGAGCGCATCGCGCGGGTCTGCGCGCACCTGGCCCACAACCCGCCGGAAACCCTGCATCAGGCGCTGCAAATGGTCTATTTCGTCTTTGTGGGCCTGTTCATCGAGGGCAACGCGGGCGGGTATTCCCCCGGCCTGCTGGACCAGTATCTGCTGCCTTTCTATGAAAAAGACCGGCAGCGGGGCCTCTGCGACGAGGAAGCCCTGGAAATCATCGAATGCCTGTGGGTCAAGATGGGCGAGCAGATCTGGTACTGGAACGAGCCCGCCGCCAGGCATTATTCCGGCTTCTGCGCCTTCCAGAACATCGCGCTGGGCGGCCTGGACACCCACGGCCGGGACGCGGTCAATACGCTGACCTATCTCATGCTTCAGGCGAGCATCGACGTCCGGATGGTCCAACCCTCCCTGTCCGTGCGCATCAGCAAGAAGAATCCGGAAGAATTCTTTCTGAAAGTGGCCGAACTGGTACAGACGGGCTCCGGCTTTCCGGCGGTCTTCAGCGACGATGTGGGCTACAAGATGTTGCTTAAGAAGGGCATTCCCGCCCACCTGGCGCGGGATTGGGCCCCCATCGGCTGCGTGGAGGCGCAACTGGCCGGGCGGCATTACCAGTGGAGTTCGGCGGGGCACTACAACCTGGGCAGCGCCGTGGAGTTCACCCTGACCAACGGCGTACATCTGAAAAGCGGCAAGCGGCTCGGCCCGGAAACGGGCGACGCGGCGGAATTCAAGACCTACGAGGAATTCAGGTCCGCTCTCCATGCCCAACTGCGTCATTTGCTGCGCCGGTTCTCCATCTCCCAGAACGTGTTGGAGGAGCTGCACTACCAGTACCTGCCCAATCCTGTGGCTTCCATGTTCACCCTGGGCTGCCTGGAAAGCGGGCGGGATCTCACCCACGGCGGCGCGGAATTCAACACCGGGCCGGGCATGAACGGCAATGGCGTGGGCGATTTCGTGGATTCCGTGGCCGCGGTGAAAAAGATCGTCTTTGAGGAACAGCGTTTCGGCATGGCCGAACTGGTGGCGGCCGTCAAGGCCGACTTCCGGGGCTATGAGGGCATCCGGCGCATCCTGGAGGAGGACGCGCCCAAGTGGGGCAACAACGACGACGAAGCCGATGCCGTGATGATCGAACTGTGCGGCGTCATCATCAACGAGATTGATTCCTACCGGGGCAAGCTCGGCAATCACAAGCTGCCCGCCCTGTATCCGGTTTCCTCCAATGTGCCGCAGGGCATGGCCGTGGCGGCCCTGCCCTCGGGACGCAGGGCCTGGCGGCCCCTGGCCGACGGCTGCTCTCCCTCCCAGGGGCAGGATCGTCTGGGCCCCACGGCCATCTTGCAGTCTCTGGGCAAAATGCCGCACGAAAGCATCGACGGCGGCACGCTGCTGAACATCAAGCTCACGCCGCAGGTGCTGGCCGGTCCGGAGGGCAGGAAGCGTCTTTCCGCCTTTTTGAAGACCTTTCTGGACCTGGACATCTTCCACGTGCAGTTCAATGTGGTCAGCCATGAGGTCTTGCGCTGCGCCCAGGCCCGGCCCGAGGACTACAAGAGCCTGCTGGTGCGCGTGGCCGGGTACAGCGCCTATTTCGTGGAGTTGAGCCGCGAAATCCAGGAGGATATCTTGAGCCGTACCGCGCACGAACTTTAGGAGCTGTTTCTAAATTGTCCTTTCGGGCTCGCCCCGTGCGAAGGCCGAATATGTTTGAATATACTCCCTCCGCCCAGGGCTCGCTTCCTTGGCAGAGAGCGAAAATCCTAATTTAGAAACAGCTCCAAGAGACTGTTAATACTATAGAATCTCGCGACCATATGTTTTTCGCGGTCCGTTTCCGGCAGGAGCGGACCGCAGGAGAGAAAGATCATGCAGTTTGTCCGCCCGCTGTGGGCCTGTCTGGCGATTTCCTGTCTCCTGATTTCCGCGGCGCCCGCGCAATCCGCGGATCATGCGCGGCCCGCGCCTCTGCGCACCGCCTGGCTGGCTGAATTCGAGGCTTTTGCGGCCTGGTACGCCCATGACCGCCAATGGGACCGGGAAAACAACCCGGCCGTGGAACTCCGTCCTTTTCCCACCGGCAGGCTGCTGGTGGACAATATGCACGCCTACGGCTGGAATCTGGCGGCCTGCGGCGGCGTGCCCGCCCTGCGCGCCCTGCTGCGCAAGGATGTCTATGTGGTGGGCGTCGGCACGGAGGAGGCCGCGTCCAACGCCGTGTACGCGCGCGCATCCAGTCCCCTGGCGCGGCTGAACGGCGGCGGGGCGGCGCGCTATTTGCGCGGCAAAACAGTGCTCTGTCCCCTGGGCACCAGCGCGCACCAGCTTTTGCTGGCCTGGCTGGACGGCATGGGCCTGCGGGACACGGATGTGACCATTGTGGACGTCGAGCCCGACGAGGCTGTGCGGGCCCTGGCCAAGGGCCTGGGCGAAGCGGCGGCCCTCTGGGCTCCGGCGACCTATGCGGCGGAAGAGCTCGGTCTGTTCAGGCTCACGGACGGGCGGAAAAGCGGCATCGCGCAGCCCGTGCTGCTGCTCGCGGAGCGCGGCTATGCCGATAAGCACCCGGAACGGATCACGGCCTATCTGCGCAGCTATCTGCAAGCCGTCGAGAGCTTCGGGAAGATGCCCGTGGAAGAACTCGCGCTTCTGTACCAGCGCTTCCAGCGGGAGTTTGCCGGTAAGGCCCTGTCCGCCGCCAACGCCCGCCGGGAGCTGGAAACGCACCTGCTTTTCCCCCTGGAAAAGCAGAAGGCGCTTTTGGGCGGCGTGGAGGCCGACGCCGCGCGGCCTGAAGGGCCGTTGCGGGACTGGCTGAAAGACGTGATCGCCTTTCACAAAAAAACCGGAGCGCTCAGCAGCAGGGAGGCTGGAGAGCTGGAAAGCCTGCCCCTCGTAACGCCCCGTTTTTTACCCTGACGATGTTCCCACAGGCCCTCCCGGCCGCTCCCCGCCGCGCGGCCAGCCTCATCCTCCGACCGCGCGGCGGGGGCTTTGCTCAGCAAACCGTGGAAACAGCGCAGTTCTCGGCCTCGGCGAAATCCGTCAGGCGTTTCTGCGCCAGGGCCAGGGCGGCCTCAACTTCCTCCTGTCCGGAAAAGCCGTAAATGACGGTCAGAATATCCCGGCTTTCCAACGAGATCATGGCCCGCTGCGAATCGCTGCTGGGGCTGCCGAAGGGGCCGCGCGCGTCGGCCAGCAGGGGCAGGCGGGCCAGGTCGATGCCGTCCTTGCCGATGCCCGCGTACATTTCCCCGGCTTCGCCCAGGCGGAAGAGCAGGCCGCCCTCCAGGCGGGCCAGGTCGTAGGAGCCCAGGGAAAAGCCGGTTTCCAGCGAAACCAGGTTGTTGGCGTCCACCACGCTGTTGATGCGGTAGAGGTCCTTGCCCTGGCGGATGCGGCGGTAAAGGGCTTCGGAGGAGACGCGCGTGCGTCCCGGGTCGCGGCCGAAGGCCTTGTACGCCCGGCGGGATGCCCCCAGGTTGGGCAGTTCGGCCAAGGGCGTGTCCTGAAGCGTCGCGTTCAGGCCGGGCAGGATTTCCTGAGTAAAAAAGCTCCAGAGCGCCGGATTTTCCGGAGCGGGCAGGGTGCGCCAGGTCAGACAAGCCAGACGGGCCTCGGGCCAGAGAGCCTTGAGAGCGGGGTCGATGCCGATTTGGGGAGAGATCATCTGCCTTCCTTTATTTCCCGCCGGTGGGAGCGGGTGACGGAAAAAACCACATGCGGCATGTCCAGGCCGTAATAGCGCTTGATGAAGCGCGCGCCGGGCCTCATGCCGCTTCTGCGGGCCACGGCCTGGGAAGCGGCGTTGTTGTCCCGGA is a genomic window containing:
- a CDS encoding cupin domain-containing protein gives rise to the protein MNTIILFDQSAPAGHSEGPAPNPVDGEPRANVWRCFARPDGTLAAGIWDCSKGSFAIPSHATDEMCSILEGEAVIEHADGTRVTVRPGDSFLIPYGTRTIWHVANYVKKAFVCAVPARS
- a CDS encoding SDR family NAD(P)-dependent oxidoreductase yields the protein MKETPVAVVTGGSRGIGKAVARELAGWGYRLVLVAHSRENLEAARAELAAQRSLAGADLPDIEAVDLADAEAVRLAAAAIAARHGRVDLLFNGAGISIPGSFDLDEAVFSRLLAVNLRAPFLFMREIIPVMLKQGQGRIINVASRNGKVAVAGLGGYSASKFGLMGLGESAYRELSAGGISVTTICPGWVNTDMAAGEGASLAPEKMIQPEDIACTVRWLLSLGTSVRVMDVLLECAGDVERRASVELAKLYALRDRHREEFDNLVL
- a CDS encoding glycyl-radical enzyme activating protein, which translates into the protein MKALIENIQHYSLHDGPGIRTTVFFKGCPLRCRWCSNPTTQNPGRELLQKRNDCLGCGRCADLCPRGAIRAESGPPRLDRALCDACGRCAGTCPGKALLMAGREYSLDEVLVRIKKDMLFYRNSGGGVTLSGGEVLSQHAFAVELCGRCAALGIHTAIETSGFAPYEHFRALALAADVIFYDIKHLDPVRHRRLTGQDNRLILENLAHFLAETGKPVHVRLPLVPGLNDDAAHLEAYGAYLGGLPGGPETVDLEVLPYHRLGKDKYAMLGREYGLGDTPPMPRDEAEAAVRRLRGRAGGLKIFCAA
- a CDS encoding glycyl radical protein; this translates as MSLTKEARLERIGRLKSQFFSHRPGVCIEGALSKTRIFKATESEPMIIRRAVAFKEHCATKTITIQPDELIVGNAGAVARSIHVNPELSNNWFYDELDTMSTRPQDPYQISEEQKKCYREEVYPYWRGKTLRDFWNARAPEDVREMVAVGGVCDNDVKIECVPGDMVPALPQLILPLGFDGIRRRAEEKLAELDFNTIENFSRRDFWRSVIICCEGFSILCERHAREAQAQMSGAGPKRRADLERIARVCAHLAHNPPETLHQALQMVYFVFVGLFIEGNAGGYSPGLLDQYLLPFYEKDRQRGLCDEEALEIIECLWVKMGEQIWYWNEPAARHYSGFCAFQNIALGGLDTHGRDAVNTLTYLMLQASIDVRMVQPSLSVRISKKNPEEFFLKVAELVQTGSGFPAVFSDDVGYKMLLKKGIPAHLARDWAPIGCVEAQLAGRHYQWSSAGHYNLGSAVEFTLTNGVHLKSGKRLGPETGDAAEFKTYEEFRSALHAQLRHLLRRFSISQNVLEELHYQYLPNPVASMFTLGCLESGRDLTHGGAEFNTGPGMNGNGVGDFVDSVAAVKKIVFEEQRFGMAELVAAVKADFRGYEGIRRILEEDAPKWGNNDDEADAVMIELCGVIINEIDSYRGKLGNHKLPALYPVSSNVPQGMAVAALPSGRRAWRPLADGCSPSQGQDRLGPTAILQSLGKMPHESIDGGTLLNIKLTPQVLAGPEGRKRLSAFLKTFLDLDIFHVQFNVVSHEVLRCAQARPEDYKSLLVRVAGYSAYFVELSREIQEDILSRTAHEL
- a CDS encoding ABC transporter substrate-binding protein, giving the protein MQFVRPLWACLAISCLLISAAPAQSADHARPAPLRTAWLAEFEAFAAWYAHDRQWDRENNPAVELRPFPTGRLLVDNMHAYGWNLAACGGVPALRALLRKDVYVVGVGTEEAASNAVYARASSPLARLNGGGAARYLRGKTVLCPLGTSAHQLLLAWLDGMGLRDTDVTIVDVEPDEAVRALAKGLGEAAALWAPATYAAEELGLFRLTDGRKSGIAQPVLLLAERGYADKHPERITAYLRSYLQAVESFGKMPVEELALLYQRFQREFAGKALSAANARRELETHLLFPLEKQKALLGGVEADAARPEGPLRDWLKDVIAFHKKTGALSSREAGELESLPLVTPRFLP
- a CDS encoding B3/4 domain-containing protein, with amino-acid sequence MISPQIGIDPALKALWPEARLACLTWRTLPAPENPALWSFFTQEILPGLNATLQDTPLAELPNLGASRRAYKAFGRDPGRTRVSSEALYRRIRQGKDLYRINSVVDANNLVSLETGFSLGSYDLARLEGGLLFRLGEAGEMYAGIGKDGIDLARLPLLADARGPFGSPSSDSQRAMISLESRDILTVIYGFSGQEEVEAALALAQKRLTDFAEAENCAVSTVC